A genomic window from Lycium barbarum isolate Lr01 chromosome 4, ASM1917538v2, whole genome shotgun sequence includes:
- the LOC132638818 gene encoding cuscuta receptor 1-like: MADFLVILRLYVVLHVLLHAHACWEEEKIVLLKLKDAFNYPNGTSLSSWGGEERDCCKWEMVGCSELTKHVIKLSLNNTRVNNNGFFLESSLFHPFEELHELRLDGNSIKGFYGVLRLKKLQMLDLSFNRLIEPSAVSIRLLV, encoded by the exons aTGGCAGATTTCTTAGTGATTTTGAGGTTATATGTTGTGCTTCATGTGCTTCTTCATGCTCATGCATGTTGGGAAGAAGAAAAAATTGTTCTTTTGAAACTCAAAGATGCATTCAACTACCCAAATGGCACTTCTCTTTCTTCTTGGGGTGGCGAAGAAAGAGATTGTTGTAAGTGGGAAATGGTTGGTTGTAGTGAATTGACGAAGCATGTGATAAAACTTTCACTCAATAATACAAGAGTTAACAACAATGGTTTCTTCCTGGAATCCTCTTTATTTCATCCCTTTGAGGAGCTGCATGAGTTAAGATTGGATGGTAACTCCATTAAAG GCTTTTATGGAGTGCTGAGGTTAAAAAAATTACAAATGTTGGATCTGAGTTTCAACCGGCTTATAGAGCCTTCGGCAGTTTCAATCAGATTGCTGGTGTGA
- the LOC132638018 gene encoding receptor-like protein 15: MKKDFVALIFVVNDHAIFRLSGLYNLKNLQELDISRNNFKGSIPPCISNLTSLRLLKLSENNLSGTISSDLLRLKSLEYLSLSLNHFEGSISLSLFANNSNLEVLELGSLNNELHVHTENTPWKPLFQLKVLRLSNCNLNEQSRSIPSFLLTQHDLRVVDLSYNSMVGKLPTWLLKNNTRLEFLSLAQNSFTGQFVLPADSENPDLFGINMSMNYIQGSLPASIGHILPNLWYLNMSRNSFQGNIPHSIGNMKKLHSLDLLSNSFTGELPEHLVMGCKELTMLKLSHNNLQGQLFPKKWNLTSLLFLYLDNNFFSGQLLPGLLTSSYLTVLNLSDNSISGKIPDWIGDFSSLSFLVASRNLFKGPIPVGFCRLVELTVLDLSWNSLSDKIPHCFNLSSLRYFSLHKNELSGPLPRALYRSSSLVTLDIGDNKLSGEIPKGINLLQNLSFLLLNRNNFVGSIPFQLCQLHNISILDLSFNSISGLIPSCLNDIPFGHRKAHDPTLEKSRYLLGFLRYLKYEYQSMLRIDQYVIDEVQSSHVVEIEFISKSRPDSYKESILDFMSGIDFSRNRLTGPIPSEPGFLSDIHTLNLSHNQLNGSIPRTFSSMKHIESLDLSNNKLSGGIPPDLVQLNFLSTFSVANNNLSGRALDRKAQFATFDASNYEGNPFLCGLPLQENCGKSTGAVSVSNPGETDDLFKDSFLETFVPSCVVAFLGVSAFIYFNSTCRMIFQFIEAKLLSSR, encoded by the coding sequence ATGAAAAAAGATTTCGTTGCTCTCATTTTTGTGGTCAATGACCATGCAATTTTTCGCCTTTCAGGTTTATATAATTTGAAAAACCTCCAAGAGTTGGATATTAGCCGAAACAACTTCAAAGGATCTATTCCTCCATGTATCAGCAATTTAACGTCCCTCCGTCTCCTCAAACTTTCTGAAAATAACCTTTCGGGAACCATTTCTTCTGATCTCCTTAGGCTAAAGTCCCTCGAATACCTTTCTCTTTCTCTGAACCATTTTGAAGGGTCCATCTCATTGAGTTTATTTGCTAACAACTCCAATCTTGAGGTTCTTGAACTTGGTAGCCTTAACAACGAGTTGCATGTGCACACAGAAAATACACCCTGGAAACCTCTATTTCAGCTAAAAGTCCTACGACTATCAAACTGCAATCTCAATGAGCAAAGTAGATCTATTCCGAGCTTTCTTTTGACCCAGCATGATTTAAGAGTTGTTGACCTCAGTTACAATTCCATGGTTGGAAAGCTTCCCACTTGGTTACTGAAAAACAACACAAGATTGGAGTTTCTTAGTCTTGCACAGAACTCATTCACGGGTCAATTTGTGTTACCTGCTGATTCTGAAAATCCTGATTTGTTTGGGATCAATATGTCTATGAATTATATTCAAGGCTCGCTTCCAGCATCCATTGGCCATATTCTCCCAAATTTGTGGTATTTGAACATGTCTAGGAACTCATTTCAAGGTAATATTCCTCATTCAATCGGCAACATGAAAAAGTTGCATTCATTGGATCTGTTGAGCAACAGCTTCACTGGAGAATTACCCGAACATTTGGTTATGGGCTGCAAGGAATTGACTATGCTGAAGCTTTCACATAATAACCTGCAGGGCCAGTTATTTCCCAAAAAATGGAACCTCACATCGCTCTTGTTTTTGTATCTAGATAATAATTTCTTTTCAGGACAGTTGTTACCTGGACTTCTTACAAGCTCCTACTTGACAGTGTTGAATCTAAGCGATAACTCGATCTCGGGAAAAATACCTGATTGGATAGGGGACTTTTCTTCCCTTTCGTTCCTTGTTGCATCCAGGAACTTGTTCAAAGGTCCTATACCAGTAGGCTTTTGCAGACTTGTTGAACTGACAGTATTAGACCTTTCATGGAATAGTCTTTCTGATAAAATACCTCATTGTTTCAATTTATCATCACTAAGATACTTCAGCCTTCACAAAAATGAACTGTCAGGACCTTTGCCAAGAGCTCTTTATAGATCATCTTCCCTTGTGACACTGGATATCGGGGATAATAAACTATCAGGGGAAATTCCAAAGGGGATCAACTTACTCCAAAATTTGAGTTTTCTTTTATTAAATAGAAACAACTTTGTAGGTTCCATTCCTTTTCAGCTATGTCAGCTTCACAACATCAGCATACTGGATCTTTCTTTCAATAGCATTTCTGGTCTAATACCTTCATGTTTGAATGATATACCATTTGGTCATAGAAAAGCACATGATCCAACCTTAGAAAAGTCGCGATATCTTTTGGGTTTTTTGAGATACTTGAAGTACGAATATCAAAGCATGCTTCGTATAGATCAATATGTTATAGATGAAGTTCAGTCATCACATGTGGTAGAAATAGAATTCATCTCAAAGAGTAGGCCTGATTCATACAAAGAAAGCATCTTGGATTTCATGTCGGGGATCGATTTTTCTAGGAATAGATTGACAGGTCCAATTCCTTCTGAACCTGGGTTCCTAAGTGATATTCATACTTTAAATTTATCACATAATCAACTGAATGGATCCATTCCAAGGACATTTTCCAGCATGAAGCACATAGAAAGCTTGGACTTATCCAACAATAAGTTGAGTGGTGGAATTCCCCCGGATTTGGTTCAGTTAAACTTTCTATCAACGTTCTCAGTGGCAAACAATAATTTATCAGGACGTGCACTAGATAGGAAGGCTCAGTTTGCAACATTTGATGCTAGCAACTATGAAGGCAATCCTTTTCTTTGTGGATTACCTCTCCAGGAAAATTGCGGAAAGAGCACAGGCGCAGTATCAGTTTCGAATCCAGGAGAAACTGATGATCTGTTCAAAGATTCATTTTTGGAGACTTTTGTTCCATCATGCGTTGTGGCATTCCTGGGAGTTTCTGCTTTTATCTACTTCAACTCCACTTGCAGAATGATTTTTCAGTTTATTGAAGCAAAACTCTTATCTTCCAGATAG